GCTGGCAACTAAACTCGGCGTTAAATCAACTTTAGTAAAAGATGAATCAAAGCGTTTTGGACTTAATGCCTATAAAGCTCTAGGTGGTTCCTACGCGCTAGGATGCATATTAGCAAAACACCTTAATATAGATATAGTCGATATTGATATAGCAACGGTCGACTCTAAGCTTGGTAAACCTTTGGTATTTGCTACTGCAATAGTAGGTAATCATGGTACTGGCGTTGCATGGGCTGCGTTAAAAACTAAGACAGCCTTATTAATCATGACTCAAATAACACCTCTAGATTATAATTTGGATTATTTAATACAAAAAAGCCTTCAAACAAATTAGCCCAATCGTAGCGCTTGATTCATCTGAAGGCTTTCTTGATAGCTTTTTTTCTAAGGTGCCGATTTTAAGGTATCAGTTTAAAGAAATGCTGACGATAGTGCTTAAGCTCACGAATTGAGTCACGAATATCATCTAACGCTAAATGACTGCCGCCTTTCTCAAAATTCTTGAGGACATCAGGGCGCCAGCGGAAGCAAAGCTCTTTAATAGACGACACATCAAGGTTTCGATAATGAAAGAACCGCTCTAGCTCAGGCATTTGACGCGCCATAAAGCGGCGATCTTGGCAGATTGAATTGCCACACATTGGCGACTTACCACTATCGACCCATTTATTCAAAAATTTAATGGTTTCAGCTTCCGCCTCAGCCAATGTCACCGTACTACGGCGTACACGGTCAACCAACCCTGATTGCCCATGCTGCTTGGTATTCCAGTCATCCATACCATTTAACTTTTGATCTGATACTTTGATCGCAAAGACAGGTCCTTCGGCAAGGACATTCAAATCTTCATCGGTGACAACAGTCGCTATCTCGATAATCTCATCATTTAGAGTATCAAGACCGGTCATTTCTAAATCAATCCATACCAGCCCTTTTTTGCCTTGGTTTCTGATTTTAATTTTATTGGGATGGTCGCCGGTGGTCATAAAATATCCTATGGTCAATAAAGTTTGAGACAACTTACAAGCAATGCTTTAATAGCAATGTGAATAAAATAATGCGCCTATCTAACTATCTCAGTGCAAAAAATATTTGTAATTAGGCAGCTGTGAATTTCACTTAGAATTTATGAATACTAAAATATTACAAAATCTCTGCCCAGTGCAGGCGCTTTAGGCTGTATGTTAGCAAATTTTCACGCTACACTGAGCAATATTTTATAATAGGTCACCAACCCATGGCATTAATCCGACAACGCAAACTAACGAAACAACAGATTCGGCGCATCGATAAGCAGCAATTATTAAGTCAAGATAGTATCGATGACAGTTTGATGGATGGTGTGGTCATGGCGCATTATGGCAAGCAATTGGAAGTGCAAGTGACCAGCTTACCATCATTCATACCTTTGCAGCCTGAGGTTGCACCTGATGACCCTGAGCCGTTTTGGCAAGAGTTGGCACTCGGTGATATTTGGCGCTGCCATGTACGAACCAATCTACCGATGCTAGCAGCAGGTGATCAAGTGCGCTGGAATGCTGACTCTAATACAGGCTTTGGTCGGATAGAATCAGTCAAACCACGTACGTCATTGGTATCCCGACCTGACCGCTATCATAAGCTTAAGCCTGTCGCCGCCAATGTCGATATTTTGGCGATCGTATTTGCACCCTTACCTGCTGCCGCCCCGACACTTATAGATCGCTATTTAGTCGTTTGCCATCATGCTGGGGTCAAGCCTTTATTGGTGCTCAATAAAGCCGATTTATTGGCTCAAGAAAAAGGCGTCGATACCAATGAGTTATTGGCGCAATATGCCGCACTTGGTTATGAGAGCGTTTTGACCTCAGTTGACTGTCCTGAAAACGTCGCGGATAGCGATGACCAGGAAGGACTTGATGAGCTAAAACGCTATATAGATAAAAAGCTGGTTATTTTTGCAGGGCAATCTGGGGTCGGTAAAAGCAGCTTGATCAATGCGCTGCTACCTGAATCAGCACAAAGCGTGAATATCATCTCTGATAATTCAAAGCTTGGTCAACATACTACCACCACCAGTCGCTTACTGCCCTTTAATCCAGCCGATTTGACCCAAGGCGGCATCGTCGATACCCCTGGTATTCGCGAGTATGGTATTTGGCACTTGACGCCTGATGACATTATTTCTGGCTTTGTTGAGCTTGCACCATTATCTGGTGACTGTCAGTTCCGCGACTGTCGCCATACTCATAATAGTAAAGGCTGCGCGTTATGGGAAGCAGTTGCTGATGGCAAAGTATTGCAGCGCCGCGTTGAAAACCTCGTGACGCTAAGAGAAGAGGCAGATACCAAGCCTTATTGAGCCTTATTAATTCTTATCCACTGTTAATCACGATGATGACCATCACACGTTTACTATGGATAGGCTAATCGGTATAATAGCGCCTTGTTCAATCCATTAGGCTGTCTTCTCAGCGTAATAGAACACTTATTTTTTTGGAGGTATGGTTTGGATCGTGCGCTGGAATTTGTGGGCAACCACCCGTTTTTATTTGGTATATTAGCCGTACTAGCCGTGCTATTTTTTGCTATTGAAAACAAACGTAGCGGTAAAAAGATTTCACCCAATACCCTTGGTATGATGGTGAACTCGCAAAATGCGCAGCTTATCGATATCCGTGCCAAAAAGAAGTTTGTCACCGGTTATATCCAAGGCAGTCGCAATATCCCATTTACTGAGCTAAAAGACCGCATTGAGGAAATTCGTGCGATTGAACAGCCAGTGATTATTATCTGCGATATGGGCGTACAAGCAGGTGCTGCCATTCAGATGATTGGTAAAGAAAACGTCTATCGCTTAGAAGGCGGTGTTGGTGGCTGGCAAGCTGCTGGAATGCCACTTGTTGGCATAAAGGATACTAAGCCGAAGACTAAAGTCAAAGCAAAACCGAGCTTGCATAAGTAGTTTGATAGCGCGCTTTATTAAACTATGACTTACTATCTATCGGTAGTGAATAAAAAAGACACCTCTTCATAGGGTGTTTTTTTTATGTGGCATTTATGATACTGACGACGCTTTTGTATTTATTTGGCTTGAATTTACATTGCCTATCCCCACTTTATAGTGAGCATAATAGAATATAGGCTTGTGATTTACTTGATTGCAGCCTCTATAGGCAAATTTTATAATATTACTTTCCATCCTATAACCTATCCGATAACAATTGCTCTATACATTTATAAATAAGGATTTATCATGACTGTATCTGTTAAAGTTTATACTACTCCTATCTGCCCATATTGCTCAAACGCTAAGCAACTGCTGAAATCAAAAGGCGTTGATTATGAAGAGATTGGCATGCACGATATGAGCAGCGATGATCGCCGTGCTTTAATGCAAAAGACCAATAACTATCGCACCGTGCCACAAATCTTCGTTGGTGAGACCTTTGTCGGTGGTTTTGATGAGCTCAATCAAATGAACCAACAAGGCAAACTTGACGAGCTATTAGCGGGTTAATTTGCTATCTTGCTATTCTGGCTGTCTTTATTTATTTTACTAGTCTATATGTGAGTCATTTATATAAGTAACGATAGGGACAGCTATAAAGGGCTTTGATAAAAAATATCGAGCTTTTGTCTCGAATTATATTACAATGCTATTTTACTAAAATAACAGTTTGCCCAATCACTTGATTAACTTTTAGAGGAATTATCATGGCTGAAGAACAAGCTCAACCGCAATTAGCACTAGAACGTATTTATGTCAAAGACATGTCACTTGAAGTCCCAGGCGCTGGCGTATTCACCAAAGAGTGGAACCCTGAGCTTGATATTAATCTCTCTAGCAATGCCGAAAAACTGGACGATGACCATTATCAGGTTGTATTAACCGTTAGTGTCACTGCGAAAAATGCTGAAGAAGCGGCGTTTATCGCGGAAGTTCATCAAGCAGGTATCTTCTTATTAAAAGACATCCCAGAAGATCAAATTGGTCAAATCCTAGGTGCTTATTGCCCGAACGTTTTGTTCCCATATGCTCGTGAAGTCATCAGCGATATCGTAACGCGTGGTAGCTTCCCGCAGTTATTGCTTGCGCCAGTTAACTTTGACCAAGCTTTTGCGCAAAGTCAGCAGCAAGCACAAGTTGATGCTGAAGGTAACGCTTAAGTTTTAAATTAAACGCTACTGGCTGTATCAATAAGACGTTTTAATAAAAAAGCCGTTTACTTATTATGAGTAAGCGGCTTTTTTATGGAAATTTTTAGAGTTTATTTTTAATCATTTAGATTTATGTTGTTATTGGTCATTATTTTTGACCCATTAAAAAACCCTGCTGATTGCTATTACTAGCGGCAGGGTCTTTCATAACACTATTCGATTAATCCGCTATATTCTAGCGTCAGTATAAATATTAGCCTTTTAGGGCAGAAAATATTTGTTGCTTAACGTCATCAATACCTTGGGTACCATCGAACTTATCATACTTAGGCGCATCGCCGCCTTCTTTAGCTTTGTTCTGATAAAAGCCAACGAGGGCTGATGTTTGCTCATGATACGTAGCTAAGCGGTCACGAATGGTTGACTCTTTATCGTCTTCACGTTGGATAAGCGCTTCACCAGTAACATCATCAATGCCTTCTTGCTTTGGTGGATTGTGATCAATATGATATACACGACCAGAGCCAGCATGTTGGCGACGACCTGATAATCGCTTGACGATTTCATCATCAGGTACACTGATTTCAATTACATGATCAATCGTCACGTTGGCATCTGCAAGCGCTTGCGCTTGTGGAATGGTACGCGGGAAACCATCTAAAATACAGCCGTTAACACAATCAGGCTTAGCGATGCGTTCTTGCACGAGGTTAATGATTAGATCATCAGAAACCAAACCACCAGCGTTCATCACGTCTTTGGCTTGTTTGCCAAGCTCAGTGCCTTCTTTGATTGCTGCACGCAGCATATCACCCGTTGAGATCTGCGGAATATCATATTCTTTAGAAATAAACTGAGCTTGGGTACCTTTACCGGCGCCTGGTGGACCTAGCAAAATAATACGCATCATTACACGATTCTCCTTAATAAATAGGATTTTGGGACTAATAAAACTTAGGGATTGGTGGTTTGCAGAGCTTACCTTACCTTGTGGCTTTCAAAACCTCAAGTATTTTTAGTATTGATGCAGCAACATATGATGACTTATCTGTTCATGAGAGAAGGTTGCGCGCCATAGATGAGACGATAGCGCGCACTAAATGTAGGATGATATTCTGGACTCAGCGAGTTAAGGAACTTGCTGATTAATGGCCACATTGACTTGATTCTGCTCGACGCTTATCACCACAGGATTACCTGATAGATCACCTGACTCGGCAATGGCAGTACCACTATGACTGATGCGAGCAATGACAGCGAGTTGAACTTTTTCATCACGCGCAGATTTTAATGTGCGCTCTGGCATCATCGCATCTAAATCACTTAGACTAACAGTTGCTTCGCCTTGCTTAATCACGCTAATCGGTAAACGCTTGGCGGCAAATGGCGGGCCACCTTTCACATCACGTATCGCGACAAACAATACATCTTCAGCTTTCACTAGGGGCAACAATGACCGATCAATAGAGATGGTAACTTCAATCCCTTCAGATGCTTGCTGCTCTTGTGCCGTGACATTGGCACTTAGCTCATCAAGACTGCTCAATGCTTGGGTATGGTCACCTGGTTTGGCAGCAATACTCTTACGTAACCGCTTAATCCAACCTTGCGCTTGTTCAAAATTATTACCACGCGCCTCGCCCATTGCCATCAGCATTTGCGCACCTTCGTGCTGCGGATTTTTGGCAAGAACATCTTGCAGCACACGGCGGCTATTGGCATCAAGCTGACCTTTATTAGCAAAAAAGCTAATCTGCGCATAAGTGGTGGCGATTTCTTCGTTGTCAGGCGACAGACGATAAGCACGAGA
The window above is part of the Psychrobacter cryohalolentis K5 genome. Proteins encoded here:
- a CDS encoding pyridoxal-phosphate dependent enzyme; amino-acid sequence: MVSLPLLATKLGVKSTLVKDESKRFGLNAYKALGGSYALGCILAKHLNIDIVDIDIATVDSKLGKPLVFATAIVGNHGTGVAWAALKTKTALLIMTQITPLDYNLDYLIQKSLQTN
- a CDS encoding rhodanese-like domain-containing protein; the protein is MDRALEFVGNHPFLFGILAVLAVLFFAIENKRSGKKISPNTLGMMVNSQNAQLIDIRAKKKFVTGYIQGSRNIPFTELKDRIEEIRAIEQPVIIICDMGVQAGAAIQMIGKENVYRLEGGVGGWQAAGMPLVGIKDTKPKTKVKAKPSLHK
- the grxC gene encoding glutaredoxin 3, translating into MTVSVKVYTTPICPYCSNAKQLLKSKGVDYEEIGMHDMSSDDRRALMQKTNNYRTVPQIFVGETFVGGFDELNQMNQQGKLDELLAG
- the orn gene encoding oligoribonuclease, with amino-acid sequence MTTGDHPNKIKIRNQGKKGLVWIDLEMTGLDTLNDEIIEIATVVTDEDLNVLAEGPVFAIKVSDQKLNGMDDWNTKQHGQSGLVDRVRRSTVTLAEAEAETIKFLNKWVDSGKSPMCGNSICQDRRFMARQMPELERFFHYRNLDVSSIKELCFRWRPDVLKNFEKGGSHLALDDIRDSIRELKHYRQHFFKLIP
- the rsgA gene encoding ribosome small subunit-dependent GTPase A is translated as MALIRQRKLTKQQIRRIDKQQLLSQDSIDDSLMDGVVMAHYGKQLEVQVTSLPSFIPLQPEVAPDDPEPFWQELALGDIWRCHVRTNLPMLAAGDQVRWNADSNTGFGRIESVKPRTSLVSRPDRYHKLKPVAANVDILAIVFAPLPAAAPTLIDRYLVVCHHAGVKPLLVLNKADLLAQEKGVDTNELLAQYAALGYESVLTSVDCPENVADSDDQEGLDELKRYIDKKLVIFAGQSGVGKSSLINALLPESAQSVNIISDNSKLGQHTTTTSRLLPFNPADLTQGGIVDTPGIREYGIWHLTPDDIISGFVELAPLSGDCQFRDCRHTHNSKGCALWEAVADGKVLQRRVENLVTLREEADTKPY
- the secB gene encoding protein-export chaperone SecB gives rise to the protein MAEEQAQPQLALERIYVKDMSLEVPGAGVFTKEWNPELDINLSSNAEKLDDDHYQVVLTVSVTAKNAEEAAFIAEVHQAGIFLLKDIPEDQIGQILGAYCPNVLFPYAREVISDIVTRGSFPQLLLAPVNFDQAFAQSQQQAQVDAEGNA
- the adk gene encoding adenylate kinase, with the translated sequence MRIILLGPPGAGKGTQAQFISKEYDIPQISTGDMLRAAIKEGTELGKQAKDVMNAGGLVSDDLIINLVQERIAKPDCVNGCILDGFPRTIPQAQALADANVTIDHVIEISVPDDEIVKRLSGRRQHAGSGRVYHIDHNPPKQEGIDDVTGEALIQREDDKESTIRDRLATYHEQTSALVGFYQNKAKEGGDAPKYDKFDGTQGIDDVKQQIFSALKG
- the ccmI gene encoding c-type cytochrome biogenesis protein CcmI, encoding MTLFSTFGLFIALSLLIALVLAVIVITPWLRASRLRENPVDNQLLDINIGVFRERLTELQSDKDNGTIDDAHYQNQKIELERQLLDAQREVTPMVAPGIKSRLIIMVWVPVLAALAYFLVGDRTPVFDLWAAEDKVAQVADDLLTGKIDQPPAWAIEDGTQLISAMQTNVYRHADDPDRWMRLSELFLSLEATDSAIEALSRAYRLSPDNEEIATTYAQISFFANKGQLDANSRRVLQDVLAKNPQHEGAQMLMAMGEARGNNFEQAQGWIKRLRKSIAAKPGDHTQALSSLDELSANVTAQEQQASEGIEVTISIDRSLLPLVKAEDVLFVAIRDVKGGPPFAAKRLPISVIKQGEATVSLSDLDAMMPERTLKSARDEKVQLAVIARISHSGTAIAESGDLSGNPVVISVEQNQVNVAINQQVP